The following nucleotide sequence is from Microbacterium imperiale.
GATGCAGCGCCACAGCGAGAACGCCGGGGCCATCGCGGCGTTCCTCGAGGGGCACGACCGCGTTGCCCGGGTGTACTACCCGGGTCTGGCCGCGCACCCGGGGCACGAGCTCGCCGCGCGGCAGATGACGCGCTTCGGCGGCATGCTCTCGCTCGCGCTGGAGTCGGGTGAGGCGGCCCGCCGCTTCGCCGAGTCGACCCACCTGTTCCAGCTCGCCGAGTCGCTGGGCGGCGTCGAGTCGCTCGTGAACTATCCCGACGCCATGACGCACGCGTCGGTCCGCGGCACCGAGGCCGCGGTGCCCGTCGAGGTCGTGCGGCTGTCGGTGGGCATCGAGGACGTCGACGACCTGCTCGCCGACGTCGAGCAGGCGCTGCGCTGACGCGACCCGCTCCGTCGGTCGCGCCCTCGCCCGCTCAGCCGCGTCGGAAGAGGCGACGGCGGCGGGGCGGGTCGGCGCGGGAGTCGGATGCCGCGGCCGCGGCGGCATCCGCTCGTCTCGCCCGCCACGCAGCGATCTCGGCCTCGACGTCGCGCGTCGGGGTGACGACCGGAGGCCCGCCGAGGAGCTGACGCCGCGCCTCGATCACGCGACGGTTGAAGTCCGAGACGTACTCGCGGACGTCCTCCTCGCGCGTGAACGCGTCGGCGCGCTCGGCGAACTCGGCGTGCTCGGTACGCAGCATGAGCGCGGGCGGTCCCAGGCCGGTGAGCTGTTCGGTGCGGATCTTGCGCCGGATCCACCAGTCGGGATCGTGCTCGTCGCCCAGCCCCTCGATGGGCTTGCCGGCGCCGGGCAGGTTGTCGAAGTCGCCCCGTCGGATCGCCTGCTGGATGGACGTCTCGATGTAGGCCGCGCGTTCGCGCGGACCGGGCGGGGTGGCGGGGGCGTCGTCGCTCATGTCGTTCTCCTCCTCCAGGTTACGGTCGGACGCGGACGACGGCGCCGCTGTGCGACGCGAGAGAATGGAGCAATGCCCGCCGCCGATGCCGCTCCCGAGTCGTGGTGGCGGCGCGAGGCGGGCGAGCTCGGGCGCAGCCTGACCCGGTTCGGCCCCGCACCGGGCCCGCGCTGGCATCTGGGGCTGCAGGCCGCGACCGCGATGGCGGTGCCCGTCGTCGTCCTGTCGGCGTTGGGGCGGGAGAGCGTCGCCCTCCTGGCCGCGACGGGAGCCTTCGCGACGCTCTACGGCGGACGCCTCGCGCCGCGCGAGCGGATCGTCGTGGTCCCGATCGTCGCCGCCGTGCTGTGGGTGTGCGCGGCAGCGGGGGTGCTCGCGGGCGTGCTCGGGCCGGTCGTGGTGGCGGCAGGTCTCGTGGTGGTCGCCGTCGCGGCATCCGTCCTCGTCTTCGCGCTCTCGGTGGGGCCGCCGGGGCCGCTGTTCCCGGTCCTCATCTACGGGCTGTCGGCCCACGTGACGGCGCCGTCGGGGTCGCACCGCGGCGTCGATCCGGTGCTGTACCTCGGTGTCGTCGCGGCGTCGCTCGTGTTCGCCTGGGTCGTGACGGCGGTTCCGGCGCTGCGGCCGGGCCATCGCCGCACGCCGCCGCGCCGGCTCTCGGCACTCTTCCCGCGCGTGCACCGTGACGCCGCGACCCGCACGCTCGTCGTGCGGGCTGCCGTCGTCGCGATCGCCGGGACGGCGGCGTCGGTCGTCGTCGATCCCGAGCGCGCGTACTGGATCGTCGGTGCCGCGATCGCCGTGCTGGGGGTGAGTGTGAGTCGCCGCGTGGCGCTCTCGCGCGGCATCCACCGGGCCGTCGGGACCGCCGCGGGCGCGGGCGCCTACCTCGCGGTGGCGTTCGTGCCGCTGCCGGGGATCGTGCTGGGCCTGGTCCTCGGAGCGCTGCAGTTCGTCATCGAGCTCGTCGTCGTGCGGCACTACGCGCTCGCGCTGGTGTTCATCACCCCGCTCGTGCTGCTCATCCTGGGGGCGGCGGGCGGGAGCGGTCCCGAGCTGGCGGTCGAGCGCGTCGTCGACACCGCGGTCGGCGCCGCCCTCGGAACGCTCAGCAGTCTGATCGTGGTCCCGGGCAGGACGCCGCGCGCCGTGCAGTGAGCCGGTGGAGATACCGGGTATGTATATACTCGCGAATTGCATACCCGGTAGGGGAAAGGACAACATGTCGGTGCGATTGAGCCTGCTGGCGATCCTGGATCAGGGCCCGTGCTACGGGTATCAGCTGCGGGCGGAGTTCGACCGTCGCACCGGATCGACGTGGCCGCTCAATGTCGGGCAGATCTACAACACCCTCGATCGCCTGGAGCGCGACGGCCTCGTCGAGAAGGGCGCGGTCGACGAGCAGGGGCACGTGTACTGGCAGATCACGGATGCCGGTCGTGCCGAGGTGTCGTCGTGGCTGCGCTCACCCGTCGAGCGCCCCGCGGGCACGCGCGACGAGCTGGCCATCAAGCTCGCGGTGGCCGCGACGCTGCCGGGGGTCGACGTCGCCGACGTGATCCAGGCGCAGCGTCGCGCCTCGCTCGCCCAGGTGGCGGAGCTGCGCGCCGCGGTCTACCCGGGCGCGGATGCCGACGGCCCCGAGCAGCTCGCCTGGTCACTCGTCGTCGACTCGATGGTCTTCGCGGTCGAGGCGGAACTGCGGTGGCTCGAGCACGTCGAGCGGCGGCTGGAGCAGCGCCCCGAGCGCGCCCTGGGGCTCGAGCTGTCGACCGTCCGGCCCAAGCGCGGCCGGCCTGCTCGCAGCGCTGCGTGAGAGCCGTTCTCAGGCGACTGCCAGGAAACCGCCGCGATCCGCATGAGGGCGCGGATCGCCGCTTCGGGAATCGGGGCTTTTCCGCCCTTTTCGCGGTCATCGTCCAATCCGCATCCGGGGGGCGTCCCGGATAGTCCCACGTGCCGCAACCCTGCGGACGTGATGGAAGGAAGAGACATGCGTACGAACCTGAAGCGAGCAACGTTCTTCGGCACGGCGGGCCTCGGCGTCGCCGCGATCGCCACCGCCGGATTCGCTCTGCCCGCGTCGGCCGACGACAGCACGACCGTCGACTCGTCCACCACCGACACGAACACCTCGACCGACGTGTCGTCGTCGTTCGACGCGCTGTCGACGTTCATCGACGGCGTCCTCGACGCCAACGGCAACGCGGTCGGCGAGAACGCCGCCATCGGCAACCTCGGTCTCGACGGCGGCCTCGTCAACGGCCCGCTCATCAGCGACGTCGGCAACGGCGCGCTCCTGTCGGGCAACGACACCCCGATCGCCTCGGGCAACGAGACGAACGCCCCGATCGGCTCGGGCAACGACACCGCCGTGGACGCTCCGATCGGCTCGGGCAACGAGGTCGGCAACGGCAGCGGCAACGGCAACGAGGTCGGCTCGGGCAACGAGGCCGGCAACGGCAACGAGGCGGGCACCGGCAACCAGGCCGACACCGACCTCGGCAACGGCACCGACGTGGGCACGGGCGACGTCAGCACCGGCGACCTCACGAGCGGCATCGAGAACACCGTCGACAACACGGTCGACAACCTCGTCGGCGACGTCACGTCCGACGTCGACGACCTCGTGGGCGGCATCCTCGGCGACCGCTGATCCACGTCGCGGCGCTCGTCTCCGAGCGTCGCTCCGACTCCGCACGGGCGGCATCGACTACGGTCGGTGCCGCCCGTCGGCGTGCCAGGGGGCGGAGGTCGCCCGCTAGCCTGGCGAGATGAGCGAAGAGGCGCACGGCCGGATGCGCGTGGGCGTGCGGGATGTCGCTGCGGCGGCCGGCGTGTCGACGCAAACCGTCTCGCGCGTGCTCAACGATCATCCGCACATCCGCCCCGAGACGCGTGAGCGCGTCGTCGCCGCGATGGCCGAACTCGGATACCGCGTCAACAACGCCGCCCGCAGTCTCGGGACGGCGACGACGCGCACCATCGGGGTGCTGGCCTCTGACACCGACCTGTTCGGCCCCGCCGCGGGCATCGCCGCGCTCGAGCGCGCGGCCCGATCGGCGGGGAGGTGGATCGCCACGGCGTACGCCGACGGCGTCGACGCCGCGAGCGTCACCGAGGCCGCGGAGCACCTGCTGGCCCAGGGCGTCGACGGCATCGTCCTCGTCGCGCCGCACACCACCGCGATCGAGGCGCTGGGCGTCGCGCGCCCGGGCGTGCCGATCGTGTCGCTCCACGGCGCCGCAACAGTGGCCGGCGGCGCGCAGCGGCAAGCCGAGGGTGCCGCGCTGGCCGTCGAGCACCTCGTCGCGCTCGGACACCGTCGTATCGGGCGGGTGTCGGGTCCGTCGGAATGGCTCGAGGCGATCGCCCGCGACCGCGGCACGGCCGACGCTCTCGCGCGTCACGGCCTGAGCGCAGCGGGCCGGTGGGCGGGGGACTGGTCCGCCGGGTCGGGCGCGGCTCTCGCGGCCCCGGTCGCCGACGCGCTGCGAGGCACCGACCCGCCGACGGCTTTCGTCGTCGCGAACGACCAGATGGCCCTCGGCCTGATGTCGGGTCTCGACGCGCTCGGGGTGTCGGTGCCGGGCGACGTCAGCGTGGTGGGATTCGACGACCACCCGGATGCCGCCTTCTACCGGCCTGCGCTGACGACCGTGCGCCTCGACATCGCGGGCGAGGCGCGGCGATGCGTCGCGGTATTGCTGGGCGAGCCCCGTCCCGCAGACCCGGAGGCGCCGCGCCTCGTGGTCCGATCGTCGACCCGATCGCACTGAGCCGGAGTGCGTCGAGCGGAGGAGTGGTGCTCGACCGGGTGTTACCGGTAACATGATCGCACCGCGGCTCGACCAATGGAGGCATCCGTGACCAACAGCGCCACTCGCGACGACATCGTCGCCGGTCGCACCAGTCTGGGCATCGAGTTCGGCTCGACGCGTATCAAGGCGTGCCTCATCGGGCCCGACCCGACCGACGTCATCGCGACGGGATCTCACGCGTGGGAGAACCGCTTCGAAGACCGGCGGTGGACATACTCCCTCGACGACGTGTGGTCGGGGCTGCAGGCGGCCTACGCCGATCTCGTCGCCGAGGTGCGAGCACGCTACGACGTGACGCCCGAGACCTTCGGGGCGATCGGCGTCTCGGCGATGATGCACGGCTACCTCGCTTTCGACGAGGCCGATGATCTGCTGGTGCCGTTCCGTACGTGGCGCAACACGAGCACGGGTCCGGCCGCGGCCGAGCTCAGCACGCTGCTGGGCATCAACATCCCCCTGCGCTGGTCGATCGCGCACCTGCACCAGGCGGTGCTCGATGCCGAGCCGCACGTCGGCGACATCCGATTCGTCACGACCCTCGCCGGCTACGTCCACAGCCGCCTGACGGGCGAGAAGGTGCTCGGTGTCGGCGACGCGTCGGGCATGTTCCCCATCGACCCCGCGACGCGCGACTACGACCAGCGCCGCGTCGACCTCTTCGACGCCCACGCGGCGGGCCGGCTGCCCGCCGACCTGCGCTCGCTGCTGCCGGCCGTGCGCGTGGCCGGAGAAGCCGCCGGGACGCTGACGTCCGCGGGCGCGGCCCTGCTCGATCCGTCCGGTGTGCTGCGTCCCGGCGTCCCGTTCTGCCCGCCCGAGGGCGATGCGGGAACCGGCATGGTCGCGACCGCCGCGGTCGCCCCGCGCACCGGCAACGTCAGCGCCGGCACGAGCATCTTCGCGATGGTCGTGCTCGAGCGTCCGCTGCAGAGCATGCACCACGAGATCGACGTCGTCACGACCCCCGCGGGCGACCTCGTCGCGATGGTGCACTGCAACAACGGCGCCAGTGAGCTGGCCGCGTGGGCGGGTATGTTCGAGCGGTTCTCGGCCGCCGCGGGCTTCCCGCTCGAGCCCGACGCCGTCTACGAGGCGCTCTTCCGCGAGGCTCTCGCCGCCGAGGCGGACGCCGGCGGGCTGCTGGCCTACAACCACCTGGCCGGTGAACCGATCGCCGGCACCGACGAGGGGCGTCCGCTCTTCGTGCGCACGCCCGACAGTCGCTTCACCCTCGGCAATGCGATCCGCGCGCAGCTGTACGGGGTCTTCGGCACGCTCGCCCTGGGCATGCGCGTGCTCGACGCCGAGGGCGTCGCGCTCGACCGCATGTTCGCGCACGGCGGGATGTTCCGCACCGCCGGCGTCGCGCAGCGATTCCTCGCCGCAGCCCTGGGTGCACCCGTCGCGGTCGGTGAGACCGCCTCGGAGGGCGGGGCCTGGGGCATCGCCGTCCTCGCCGCCTACCTCGGCCACAGCGCCGAGCTCGACCTCGACGCCTACCTGCAGCAGCGCGTGTTCGCTGCGGCATCCGTCGACGTCGCCGAACCCGACGCAGCGGATGCCGCCGGCTTCGCCGCCTACCTCGACCGATACGACGCCGGCCTCGCGATCGAACGCGCCGCCGTCGCCGCCCTCTCGTAACCCGGAAGAAGAAATCATGACCCTCTCCACCTCGCTCGAGCAGTACACCGTCTGGTTCGTCACCGGCAGTCAGAACCTCTACGGCGATGAGACCCTCCGTCAGGTCGCCGAGCAGTCCCAGCAGGTCGTCGCCGGTCTCGCGGGCCTGCCCGTCCGCGTCGAGTGGAAGCCGGTGCTCAAGGACTCCGAGTCG
It contains:
- a CDS encoding J-domain-containing protein; the encoded protein is MSDDAPATPPGPRERAAYIETSIQQAIRRGDFDNLPGAGKPIEGLGDEHDPDWWIRRKIRTEQLTGLGPPALMLRTEHAEFAERADAFTREEDVREYVSDFNRRVIEARRQLLGGPPVVTPTRDVEAEIAAWRARRADAAAAAASDSRADPPRRRRLFRRG
- a CDS encoding PadR family transcriptional regulator; this encodes MSVRLSLLAILDQGPCYGYQLRAEFDRRTGSTWPLNVGQIYNTLDRLERDGLVEKGAVDEQGHVYWQITDAGRAEVSSWLRSPVERPAGTRDELAIKLAVAATLPGVDVADVIQAQRRASLAQVAELRAAVYPGADADGPEQLAWSLVVDSMVFAVEAELRWLEHVERRLEQRPERALGLELSTVRPKRGRPARSAA
- a CDS encoding FUSC family protein, translating into MPAADAAPESWWRREAGELGRSLTRFGPAPGPRWHLGLQAATAMAVPVVVLSALGRESVALLAATGAFATLYGGRLAPRERIVVVPIVAAVLWVCAAAGVLAGVLGPVVVAAGLVVVAVAASVLVFALSVGPPGPLFPVLIYGLSAHVTAPSGSHRGVDPVLYLGVVAASLVFAWVVTAVPALRPGHRRTPPRRLSALFPRVHRDAATRTLVVRAAVVAIAGTAASVVVDPERAYWIVGAAIAVLGVSVSRRVALSRGIHRAVGTAAGAGAYLAVAFVPLPGIVLGLVLGALQFVIELVVVRHYALALVFITPLVLLILGAAGGSGPELAVERVVDTAVGAALGTLSSLIVVPGRTPRAVQ
- a CDS encoding xylulokinase, producing MEASVTNSATRDDIVAGRTSLGIEFGSTRIKACLIGPDPTDVIATGSHAWENRFEDRRWTYSLDDVWSGLQAAYADLVAEVRARYDVTPETFGAIGVSAMMHGYLAFDEADDLLVPFRTWRNTSTGPAAAELSTLLGINIPLRWSIAHLHQAVLDAEPHVGDIRFVTTLAGYVHSRLTGEKVLGVGDASGMFPIDPATRDYDQRRVDLFDAHAAGRLPADLRSLLPAVRVAGEAAGTLTSAGAALLDPSGVLRPGVPFCPPEGDAGTGMVATAAVAPRTGNVSAGTSIFAMVVLERPLQSMHHEIDVVTTPAGDLVAMVHCNNGASELAAWAGMFERFSAAAGFPLEPDAVYEALFREALAAEADAGGLLAYNHLAGEPIAGTDEGRPLFVRTPDSRFTLGNAIRAQLYGVFGTLALGMRVLDAEGVALDRMFAHGGMFRTAGVAQRFLAAALGAPVAVGETASEGGAWGIAVLAAYLGHSAELDLDAYLQQRVFAAASVDVAEPDAADAAGFAAYLDRYDAGLAIERAAVAALS
- a CDS encoding LacI family DNA-binding transcriptional regulator, which encodes MSEEAHGRMRVGVRDVAAAAGVSTQTVSRVLNDHPHIRPETRERVVAAMAELGYRVNNAARSLGTATTRTIGVLASDTDLFGPAAGIAALERAARSAGRWIATAYADGVDAASVTEAAEHLLAQGVDGIVLVAPHTTAIEALGVARPGVPIVSLHGAATVAGGAQRQAEGAALAVEHLVALGHRRIGRVSGPSEWLEAIARDRGTADALARHGLSAAGRWAGDWSAGSGAALAAPVADALRGTDPPTAFVVANDQMALGLMSGLDALGVSVPGDVSVVGFDDHPDAAFYRPALTTVRLDIAGEARRCVAVLLGEPRPADPEAPRLVVRSSTRSH